In Methanocaldococcus sp. FS406-22, the genomic stretch CTCAACTCTATAGCCTCTTTAACAATCTCTGGATGTTCTTTAGCTATGCCTAAGATATTTCTTCTTAAAACATCATCTGTTGTTGGAAACATTAAATCTGGAGCAGCTAAGAAGTAAAAGTGTAAAGCATGGCTGTGGATTGTTGCTCCTTGATGCATTAAATTTCTTAAAAGCTCTGCTGTTTCTGGGATTTTTACTCCAAACACTTCATCAACAGCCTTAGCACTTGCTAAATGGTGGGCTACTTGGCAGATACCGCAGATTCTTGGTGTGTAGATTGGAGCATCCTCTATATACCTTCCTTCTAAAAATTTTTCAAACCCTCTAACCTCAACAACATGAAAATGAACCTTATCCAAATTTCCATTTTCATCAAAGGATATGGTTATTTTTCCATGCCCTTCAACCCTTGTAACCGGCTCAACTGATAATTTTACCATTTTACCACCTAAGTTATCTTAATTTTCCTGGAATTAAGGCACTTGGAAGGGTAAATTTATAAAAACTTCCAATCTTATCTTTTATTGATTTAGGTAGGGCAGTTGGGTCTGTTTCTTTATCTTTGTCTATTCCAAAGTCAGAGCATAGGGCGGAAATCATCTTAGCCCCTTGGTCTATAACCGCATCTGTCGGCCCATTACAGCCACTACATGGCACGCCAGCTCTTGGGCAGAGTGCTCCACAGCCAGCCCTTGTTACTATACCGAGACAGAGATAGCCCTGCTCTAAGAGACATCTTTCTGGGTCTGGTTTCCCTTCAAATTTTCTTTTTATTTTACCTATAGAGATTCCATTAGTGCTTTTCTTCCTTGGACATTCATCACATAGGTTTTTCTTTGGCAATTCTGGTTTTTTTCCTTCTAATAGTGCTTTTAACACTTTAGCTATCATCTCTGGATTTGGTGGGCATCCTGGGATGAAGTAATCGACATCAATAATCTCAGAGAGTGGTTTAACCCTTGAAGTTAATGGAGGAACTTCTTCACTTGGAATAATGCCCTCATCATTCTTTGTTGATAGAGTTGTCTTATAAACTTTCTCTAAAATCTCTTCTTTTGAGTATAAGTTTCCTAAGCCAGGGACTCCTCCAAAAGTGGCACACGTTCCAAAAGCAATAACTATTTTGGCTTTATTTCTCATTTCTTTAGCTATTTCTTCATTTTCTTTATTCCTAATTCCACCTTCAATTAATGCAATGTCTATTTCATCAGGAATCTCCTTAACATCCATTAATACAGGGCAATGGATAAGTTCAACATTCTCCAACAAGTTTAAAAGCTCTTCATGCAAATCTAACAAGCTTATATGGCATCCAGAACAGCAACACAACCAAGTAGTTGCTATTACCATTAAATCACCTTATTCTTTTAATTTTTCATTTAGTTTTAATGGACCTAATGCTTTTATTGTGTTATAGAACTCTATCATTGTCTTTTGGAATTTTTCTCCTTCAGATGCAGAAATCCACTCAAATCTAAATCTCTCTGGCTCAATGCCAAATTCTGGAAGCAATTGCTTTAAAAAGATAGCCCTTCTTTGCCATTTGTAGTTTCCAGAATCATAGTGGCAGTCTCCCAAGTGGCAGCCTCCAACAAAAACCCCATCTGCTCCCTCTCTAAACGCCTTTAAAATTAGGGATGGCTCAATTCTTCCAGAACACATAACTCTAATTATTCTTATGCTTGGAGGATACTGCATCCTTCCAACTCCTGCTGTATCTGCTCCTCCGTAAGTGCACCAGTTGCAACAAAAACCAATGATCTTTGGCTCCCATTCCATCCTCTCACCTATTAGAAAATCTAATATGCATATTGCTTTATCTGATATTTGGTTGGCACAACCAATATTTAAAGCATGCTATTAAACTCAAATAGAAAATTTTATAAAGGATATTAGAAAATTCTATATCATAGATTTAAATATATAGTATTAGTTTTTTTAATATCTATTAGGTAATTAGAAATTCTACAGATAAGGTTATTAACTCCAAAATACATTTTTTAAAGAGAAATAATGGTAAATATTGAAAATATATTAGAAAACCTAATAACTAAATGGCTATTAAGTTTGGTGATATGATGCAATTAAAGGCAATTGAGAAGTTGATGCAAAAGTTTGCAAGTAGAAAAGAACAACTCTACAAGCAAAAAGAAGAAGGCAAAAAAGTCTTTGGAATGTTCTGTGCCTATGTTCCGATAGAGATTATCTTAGCTGCAGATGCAATTCCAGTTGGTTTGTGTGGAGGGAAGAATGATACAATCCCAATAGCAGAGGAGGATTTACCAAGAAACCTCTGCCCCTTAATAAAATCATCCTATGGATTTAAGAAGGCAAAAACTTGTCCATACTTTGAGGCATCAGATATAGTTATTGGAGAAACCACCTGCGAAGGAAAGAAGAAGATGTTTGAGTTGATGGAGAGATTAGTACCTATGCATATTATGCATCTCCCTCATATGAAAGATGATGCCTCCCTAAACATATGGATTAATGAAGTTAAGAAACTAAAGGAATTGGTTGAAAAAGAAACTGGAAATAAAATAACAGAAGAGAAATTAAAAGAGACAGTTGATAAGGTAAATAAAGTTAGAGAGTTGTTTTATAAACTCTATGAGTTGAGGAAGAATAAACCAACTCCAATTAGAGGTTTAGATGTTTTAAAGCTCTTCCAATTTGCTTATTTATTGGATATTGATGATACTATAGAGATTTTGGAGGATTTAATTAAAGAGTTGGAGGAGAGAGTTAAAAAAGGAGAAGGTTATGAAGGTAAAAGAATTTTAATAACTGGCTGTCCAATGGTTGCTGGAAATAACAAGATTGTTGAGCTTATTGAAGAGGTTGGAGGAGTTGTTGTTGGTGAAGAGAGTTGTACAGGAACAAGGTTCTTTGAAAACTATGTTGAGGGCTACAGCATAGAAGATATAGCAAAAAGATACTTCAAAATCCCTTGTGCATGCAGATTTAAAAATGATGAGAGAATTGAGAATATAAAAAGATTGGTTAAGGAATTGGATGTTGATGGAGTTGTTTATTACACTCTGCAATATTGCCACACATTCAACATAGAGGGGGCTAAGGTAGAGGAAGCATTAAAAGAGGAAGGTATTCCAGTTATAAGAATTGAAACTGATTACTCTGAAAGTGATAGGGAGCAGTTAAAAACAAGGTTGGAGGCATTTATTGAGATGATTTAGATTTATTCCTTTTTTTAATTATTAGAAAATCTAATATGCACTTTTATATATTTTAATCTCCTACTATTTTTTGTGGGAGCATGATAGGCATCTGCATGCGTTCTAAGGAGGGATTTATGTTTAACAACAAGTTAATAGATTGGGGCTTGCACTATAACCCAAAAATTGTAAAAGATAACAACATTATCGGCTATCATGCTCCAATTTTGGATTTAGATAAAAAAGAGAGTATTCCAATTTTAAAAAACATAATTAAAGAGATTAGAGGAAAGAGCTATTTAACAATTCACTTACACAATGGAAAAAACAGAGAGATTGATAAAGAGGCATTAATTGAAAATCTATCGATTGTCAATGAATTTGCTCAAGAAAATAGCATAAAATTATGCATAGAGAATTTAAGGCAAGGATTTTCATCAAATCCAAATAATATAATTGAGATAGCGGATGAAATCAACTGCTTTATAACGTTTGATATTGGGCATATTCCTTATGATAAGAGAGTAGAGTTCTTAGAAATCTGCTCAGACAGAATTTATAACTCCCACGTTTATGAGATTGAAAAAGATGGAAGGCATTTACCACCAAAAAATCTCAACAATTTAAAGCCAATACTGGATAGACTCTTAGATGTTAAATGTGAGATGTTTTTAATTGAACTAATGGAGATTAAAGAAATTTTAGCTACTGAAAGAATGTTGAGAGATTATTTAGAAAAATATTGGTGATGGGCTATGATATTTAACCAAAATATCCCAAATTTCATTGATTTTAAGAAGTCATTTAAAGAACTAACCTTATCTGATGAAACATTTAAAATAATTGAAGAACGTGGAATAAAGCTAAATGAGATTGCTATTGGTGAGTTTTCGGGTAGAGATAGCGTAGCGGCAATAATCAAAGCTATGGAAGAAGGTATCGATTTTGTTTTGCCAGTTGTTGCATTTACTGGGACTGATTATGGAAATATAGCAATTTTTTACAAAAACTGGGAAATAACAAACAGAAGAATCAAAGAAATTGATAAAGATAAAGTTTTACTGCCTTTGCATTTCATGTTTGAGCCAAAGCTTTGGAATGCGTTAAATGGGAGATGGGTAGTTTTATTATTCAAAAGATATGGTTATTACAGCCCATGTATTGGATGCCATGCATATTTGAGGATAATTAGAATTCCATTAGCAAGGCATTTAGGAAATAAGATAATCAGTGGAGAGAGGCTCTATCACAACGGAGATTTTAAAATTGACCAAATAGAGGAGGTTTTAAATGTTTATAGCAAAATCTGCAGAGATTTTGATGTTGAGCTAATTTTGCCTATAAGATACATAAAAGAGGGTAAGAAAATCAAGGAAATTATAGGAGAAGAGTGGGAGCAGGGAGAAAAACAATTTTCATGCGTCTTTAGTGGAAATTATAGGGATAAAGATGGAAAGGTAATTTTTGAAAAAATAGGAATTTTAAAGCTGTTAAATGAATTTATCTACCCAGCTTCAATTGAAATTTTAAAAGAAGGCTATAAGGGAAACTTCAACTATCTAAATATTGTTAAAAGAATCATTTAGTGATAGAATGAGAGCTATTTTAATCCTATTGGATGGTTTAGGAGATAGAGGTTCTGAAATCTTAGATAATAAAACTCCATTACAATTTGCAAACACTCCAAATTTAGATAGATTAGCTGAAAATGGAATGTGCGGCTTAATGACAACATATAAAGAAGGCATTCCTCTGGGGACGGAAGTAGCTCACTTTCTACTTTGGGGCTATTCCTTAGAAGAATTTCCGGGAAGAGGGGTTATTGAGGCTTTAGGAGAGGATGTTGAGATTGAGGAAAATGCCGTTTATCTGAGAGCATCATTGGGTTTTGTTAAAAAGGATGAAAATGGATTTTTGGTAATAGATAGAAGAACTAAGGATATTAGCAGAGATGAAATTGAAAAATTAATAAGTGATTTCCCTACTTTTGTAGATGGATATGAGTTTGAGCTTATCTATTCTTACGATGTTCATTTTATATTAAAAATTAAAGAGAAAAATGGCTGGATTTCAGATAAAATCTCTGATTCAGACCCATTCTATAAAAATAGACATGTTATGAAAGTTCAAGCAGTAAAAGAGCTTTGTAAAAGTGAGGTAGAGTATAACAAAGCAAAAGACACTGCAAGGGCTTTAAATAAATATCTTTTAAGTGTATACAAAATCCTACAAAATCATAAAATAAACAGAAAGAGAAGAAAGTTGGAGAAGATGCCAGCTAACTTTTTATTGACAAAATGGGCTTCAAGATATAAAAAAGTAGAAAGCTTTAAAGAAAGATGGGGAATGAACGCTGTTATCTTAGCAGAAAGCTCACTATTTAGAGGATTAGCCAAATTCTTAGGCATGGATTTTATAAAGATTGAGAGCTTTGAGGAAGGAATAAATTTAATTTCGGAGTTGGATTATGATTTCATCCATTTACATACGAAAGCTCCAGATGAAGCCGCACACACTAAAAATCCATTAAATAAGGTTAGAGTTATTGAAAAAATTGATAAACTTATAGGCAATTTAAGGCTAAGGGATGATGACTTATTAATAATAACTGCAGACCACTCAACACCCTCTGTTGGAGATTTAATCCATTCTGGTGAGAGTGTTCCAATCCTATTTTACGGCAAAAATGTTAGAACTGATAATGTTAGAGAGTTTAATGAAATTGCTTGCTCAAATGGGCATTTGAAGATAAGAGGAGATGAACTAATGCCTCTAATTTTAAACTACACTGATAGAGCTTTATTATATGGATTGAGAGCTGGAAATAGGTTAAGGCGTTACATTCCAAAAGATGATGACATAGAACTATTGGAGGGATAGTTTGATAGGAAAACTAAAAAATTTATTTAAATTAAAAAAAGAAACAAAAAAAGAAAAAGAAAGCTTGGAGGGAAAAGGACTAATAATATTTGAAAATACAAAGGATGCCATGAAGGCTGAAAATATATTAAAAGGCAAATATAAGATTAAGGTTGTTGCTCCACCGGCAGAGATTAGAGAGGGCTGTGATTTGGCAATAGAGTATGAGTTAATAGATGAATTTGGGATTAAAAGAGAATTGGAAATTAATGGAATAAAGCCTTTAAAATTTATCTCTTTAAGTGATTATTCTTTAAAACCATTGGAGTTGATAAAGGTTAAAGAAGTAGATGGCTTTATCTTAGTTAGATGTGGAAATATGAAGATAACCATTGATAAAGAGGGAAATATCGTTAATATCTCTGGTGGTGGCTGTCCAGACGTGCCTTATTTAGCATTAAAATTAAAGGGAAAGAATATTAAAGAGATTAAAGAGGAAGAAACTCCAAAAAATTTGGGTTTTACTTTGTGTGCATACACATTACATAAAGCTTATGAAAAGGCAAAAGAGTTGGTTAATGAATAAGTTAAAGGGATTATTATGATTATAGCAGGAACTATGCCAATAAAAGGATTGGATTTGGTTATTGGAAAAGCTACACTAAAAGGGGATAAAATAATAATAAATAACAAAGAGTTTCCAGTGTCCATGGGAACAGGGGCTTTAATAGGGGCAGTTTTAAAAACATTAGAGTATTTTGGTGAAAAAGATGTTAAGATAATAACTGCTGGAGATATTGGAGAAGGAGATGGAAGCTTAAAGATATATAACGCATTGAAGGAGATTGACGATGACTTACTTATAATACATTATATAAAACCAAAGATTTCAAAAATTAAGGAAATTGATTTCTCACCAAAGATTATTGCAGATGCTGGAGGCATGTATGCGGCAAAAGCAGCAAATATAGGGGATAAATTTTACCTATTTCTTCCAGATGTTGGTGAATTGGCATTTTTAGCAGATGAGAAAGCTACACATCCTGCCTATGTGAGAGGATTTATATCTGAGATAGACGATAAAGAAGTACCAAAACTTATTGAAAGAGCTTATAAACTAAAAATGCCTAAATATATGGTTGTTAAAGGGGAAACTGACTATATTGTTAAAGAGGGAGA encodes the following:
- the apgM gene encoding 2,3-bisphosphoglycerate-independent phosphoglycerate mutase; amino-acid sequence: MRAILILLDGLGDRGSEILDNKTPLQFANTPNLDRLAENGMCGLMTTYKEGIPLGTEVAHFLLWGYSLEEFPGRGVIEALGEDVEIEENAVYLRASLGFVKKDENGFLVIDRRTKDISRDEIEKLISDFPTFVDGYEFELIYSYDVHFILKIKEKNGWISDKISDSDPFYKNRHVMKVQAVKELCKSEVEYNKAKDTARALNKYLLSVYKILQNHKINRKRRKLEKMPANFLLTKWASRYKKVESFKERWGMNAVILAESSLFRGLAKFLGMDFIKIESFEEGINLISELDYDFIHLHTKAPDEAAHTKNPLNKVRVIEKIDKLIGNLRLRDDDLLIITADHSTPSVGDLIHSGESVPILFYGKNVRTDNVREFNEIACSNGHLKIRGDELMPLILNYTDRALLYGLRAGNRLRRYIPKDDDIELLEG
- a CDS encoding NAD(P)H-hydrate dehydratase, with product MIIAGTMPIKGLDLVIGKATLKGDKIIINNKEFPVSMGTGALIGAVLKTLEYFGEKDVKIITAGDIGEGDGSLKIYNALKEIDDDLLIIHYIKPKISKIKEIDFSPKIIADAGGMYAAKAANIGDKFYLFLPDVGELAFLADEKATHPAYVRGFISEIDDKEVPKLIERAYKLKMPKYMVVKGETDYIVKEGEITNTIKEPKIEAMECIGGTGDTLTGIISSLISVGFNAEEAMSLGCKINRKLGEVANAKPNTQVIEIISTIPKALEMTLKQIKQ
- a CDS encoding DUF3343 domain-containing protein codes for the protein MIGKLKNLFKLKKETKKEKESLEGKGLIIFENTKDAMKAENILKGKYKIKVVAPPAEIREGCDLAIEYELIDEFGIKRELEINGIKPLKFISLSDYSLKPLELIKVKEVDGFILVRCGNMKITIDKEGNIVNISGGGCPDVPYLALKLKGKNIKEIKEEETPKNLGFTLCAYTLHKAYEKAKELVNE
- a CDS encoding NADH ubiquinone dehydrogenase — translated: MVIATTWLCCCSGCHISLLDLHEELLNLLENVELIHCPVLMDVKEIPDEIDIALIEGGIRNKENEEIAKEMRNKAKIVIAFGTCATFGGVPGLGNLYSKEEILEKVYKTTLSTKNDEGIIPSEEVPPLTSRVKPLSEIIDVDYFIPGCPPNPEMIAKVLKALLEGKKPELPKKNLCDECPRKKSTNGISIGKIKRKFEGKPDPERCLLEQGYLCLGIVTRAGCGALCPRAGVPCSGCNGPTDAVIDQGAKMISALCSDFGIDKDKETDPTALPKSIKDKIGSFYKFTLPSALIPGKLR
- a CDS encoding hydrogenase iron-sulfur subunit; this translates as MEWEPKIIGFCCNWCTYGGADTAGVGRMQYPPSIRIIRVMCSGRIEPSLILKAFREGADGVFVGGCHLGDCHYDSGNYKWQRRAIFLKQLLPEFGIEPERFRFEWISASEGEKFQKTMIEFYNTIKALGPLKLNEKLKE
- a CDS encoding double-cubane-cluster-containing anaerobic reductase, whose product is MMQLKAIEKLMQKFASRKEQLYKQKEEGKKVFGMFCAYVPIEIILAADAIPVGLCGGKNDTIPIAEEDLPRNLCPLIKSSYGFKKAKTCPYFEASDIVIGETTCEGKKKMFELMERLVPMHIMHLPHMKDDASLNIWINEVKKLKELVEKETGNKITEEKLKETVDKVNKVRELFYKLYELRKNKPTPIRGLDVLKLFQFAYLLDIDDTIEILEDLIKELEERVKKGEGYEGKRILITGCPMVAGNNKIVELIEEVGGVVVGEESCTGTRFFENYVEGYSIEDIAKRYFKIPCACRFKNDERIENIKRLVKELDVDGVVYYTLQYCHTFNIEGAKVEEALKEEGIPVIRIETDYSESDREQLKTRLEAFIEMI
- a CDS encoding sugar phosphate isomerase/epimerase; its protein translation is MIGICMRSKEGFMFNNKLIDWGLHYNPKIVKDNNIIGYHAPILDLDKKESIPILKNIIKEIRGKSYLTIHLHNGKNREIDKEALIENLSIVNEFAQENSIKLCIENLRQGFSSNPNNIIEIADEINCFITFDIGHIPYDKRVEFLEICSDRIYNSHVYEIEKDGRHLPPKNLNNLKPILDRLLDVKCEMFLIELMEIKEILATERMLRDYLEKYW